Proteins co-encoded in one Brassica oleracea var. oleracea cultivar TO1000 chromosome C4, BOL, whole genome shotgun sequence genomic window:
- the LOC106340674 gene encoding HVA22-like protein f, producing the protein MGVLIVIAKRFDALIGPGVMLLYPLYASLRAIESPTMLDDQQWLTYWIIYSLITIFELSVWRVLAWLPFWPYLKLLFCMWLVLPMFSGAAYIYSNFVRKYVQFGMHVGEGTSYTDEQRRVLQMMSLDARKSVQDYVDRFGWDSVEKAIKAAERETKKH; encoded by the exons ATGGGTGTACTTATTGTAATTGCAAAACGTTTTGATGCTCTGATTGG GCCGGGAGTTATGCTTCTCTACCCTTT GTATGCATCGTTACGAGCAATAGAGAGTCCAACGATGTTAGATGATCAACAATGGCTTACATATTGGATCATTTACTCCTTAATTACAATATTCGAATTATCCGTTTGGAGAGTGCTTGCCTG GCTACCGTTTTGGCCATACTTGAAACTTTTGTTCTGCATGTGGTTGGTGTTACCAATGTTCAGTGGTGCAGCGTACATCTACTCCAATTTTGTGAGAAAATACGTTCAGTTTGGAATGCATGTTGGAGAAGGAACGAGCTATACAGATGAACAGAGAAGAGTTTTACAGATGATGAGTCTTGATGCTAGAAAATCAGTTCAAGATTATGTTGACCGGTTTGGATGGGATTCTGTTGAGAAAGCAATCAAAGCG GCTGAACGAGAAACAAAAAAGCATTGA